A region of Paenibacillus sp. 37 DNA encodes the following proteins:
- a CDS encoding DUF4129 domain-containing transglutaminase family protein: MWERNGNQQPNSTVADLESTDRTRIESAHSVYKAVNQNSVTDIKDEGYVSVPVLYKIVISAILLILSLEWIYPVTSSGQQGSERFLSVMAGLTGALLLAGLIRTGWITGVLIRLFIALAALCLMYGGSDPVRWAIAYPGIFSADKDTFINNWRFHSISTETRGLFMMCGWSMLMASVQSLVLLRRSVMLFGSATLLYLLLLESFAGLDVYASVMRSVLWTFLIQALLQLLRLNAAVTTPSYRGSPYGRWSAVTIVASAGMVFLSALPGQFASIPQPERISLEQMGERIARWAGYTKHSSIPAATAVTGYSTADAPMGAPLVQGNSIFFIAKSPKVTYWRGETRSYYNGSTWSDPGQSFETASPSGMLRADGWENPTYWSRIRQTVTMQREWKGPNPLFTGGIPVNVSFQDKNKDNQENMFSLLSNRDSATLWLTGSGNDKIVKNYSADVMVPVATPEQLRLLEETNKEKDPAAIRRDYLQLPTSLPGRVQTLAKEVIQGSETRYDAVQAVKTYLAAHAEYTLDTRMPPRGTDFVDDFLFVTRQGYCNHFSTAMIVLLRSEGIPARWVKGFGSGVADPDVPSQYVISQGDAHSWVEVYFPGAGWMPFEATPGFTMAQGAGENVAALTEPQPVAENPPYMIGGLANAGAWLLARARAIAAEPWLAAALVAAALLGAAALVRMRRLRPALRLGLLLAWPRSSFPDRERLLGAAAPVWSALARRYGPRPPDMTLREYAASPALAAGADGADIARFAADWERLLYGPDRPLRADSLDFLRRALRLARRLQAL, translated from the coding sequence ATGTGGGAGCGTAATGGTAACCAGCAACCCAATTCCACTGTGGCCGACTTAGAGTCAACGGACCGTACGAGAATAGAATCGGCCCATTCCGTATATAAAGCTGTGAACCAGAATTCAGTGACGGACATAAAGGATGAGGGATATGTGAGCGTACCTGTCCTGTACAAAATTGTTATTTCGGCCATTTTACTAATACTGTCTCTGGAGTGGATATATCCTGTTACATCATCAGGTCAGCAGGGCAGTGAACGGTTCTTGTCCGTAATGGCGGGATTAACGGGAGCATTGTTGCTCGCGGGGTTAATTCGTACAGGATGGATCACCGGAGTGCTGATCCGATTATTCATTGCACTCGCTGCTTTATGCCTGATGTACGGAGGAAGTGATCCTGTCCGTTGGGCGATCGCTTATCCGGGGATATTTTCAGCGGATAAGGACACTTTTATAAATAACTGGCGATTTCACTCGATTAGTACAGAAACGAGAGGTTTGTTCATGATGTGCGGCTGGAGCATGCTCATGGCTTCTGTGCAATCCCTTGTGTTGTTACGTCGAAGTGTTATGCTGTTTGGCAGTGCAACGCTGCTCTATTTGCTTTTGCTTGAATCTTTTGCGGGGCTGGATGTGTATGCTTCTGTAATGCGGTCTGTCCTATGGACTTTTCTTATTCAGGCTCTGCTCCAGCTATTACGTCTCAATGCAGCAGTCACTACTCCGAGTTATCGCGGCAGCCCCTATGGCCGTTGGAGTGCAGTAACTATCGTTGCATCTGCAGGTATGGTGTTTTTATCAGCGTTACCTGGCCAGTTTGCTTCCATTCCTCAACCGGAACGCATATCTCTGGAACAGATGGGTGAACGCATAGCTCGCTGGGCAGGTTATACAAAGCACAGTAGTATCCCTGCTGCAACGGCAGTCACGGGATATAGCACAGCGGACGCGCCTATGGGAGCACCGTTGGTGCAGGGGAACTCCATCTTTTTTATAGCAAAGAGTCCAAAAGTGACGTATTGGCGAGGGGAGACCCGTTCATATTATAACGGTAGTACTTGGAGTGATCCGGGTCAAAGCTTCGAAACGGCAAGTCCATCCGGAATGCTGCGTGCTGATGGTTGGGAGAATCCAACCTATTGGAGTCGCATTCGCCAAACCGTTACGATGCAGCGAGAGTGGAAAGGACCAAATCCACTCTTTACCGGGGGCATACCGGTCAACGTATCGTTCCAGGACAAGAACAAGGATAATCAGGAAAACATGTTTTCCTTGCTGTCTAATCGAGATTCGGCAACATTGTGGCTCACAGGCTCCGGAAACGATAAGATAGTTAAAAATTATTCGGCAGATGTCATGGTTCCTGTCGCAACACCTGAACAGTTACGTCTGCTTGAGGAAACGAATAAAGAGAAAGATCCGGCAGCCATTCGGAGGGACTATCTGCAATTGCCTACGTCACTCCCTGGTCGAGTGCAGACGCTCGCCAAGGAAGTTATTCAAGGCAGTGAGACCCGGTATGACGCTGTGCAGGCCGTCAAGACTTATCTGGCTGCTCATGCCGAGTATACGTTGGATACCCGTATGCCACCGCGAGGAACAGACTTTGTGGACGATTTTCTATTCGTCACCCGGCAGGGGTATTGCAATCATTTCTCCACAGCCATGATTGTGTTACTTCGTTCGGAAGGTATCCCCGCACGCTGGGTTAAAGGTTTTGGCTCCGGAGTTGCTGACCCGGATGTGCCCAGTCAGTATGTGATTTCACAGGGAGATGCACATTCCTGGGTAGAGGTGTATTTTCCGGGTGCAGGCTGGATGCCGTTTGAGGCCACGCCGGGTTTCACCATGGCGCAAGGCGCGGGCGAAAATGTCGCAGCGCTCACCGAACCACAGCCTGTTGCGGAGAATCCGCCGTATATGATCGGCGGATTGGCTAACGCGGGCGCATGGCTGCTCGCCCGCGCACGGGCCATTGCCGCGGAGCCATGGCTCGCGGCAGCCCTTGTGGCAGCGGCCTTGCTGGGCGCCGCTGCTCTGGTCCGCATGCGGCGGCTACGCCCCGCGCTGCGGTTAGGGCTGCTGCTGGCGTGGCCGCGCAGCAGCTTTCCAGACCGCGAGCGGCTGCTGGGTGCCGCCGCTCCGGTCTGGTCCGCGCTCGCGCGCCGGTACGGCCCGCGGCCGCCGGATATGACGCTGCGTGAATATGCAGCGTCACCGGCTTTGGCCGCAGGCGCGGACGGCGCGGACATCGCGCGGTTTGCAGCCGACTGGGAACGGCTGCTGTACGGTCCAGACCGTCCGCTGCGCGCGGACAGTCTGGACTTCCTGCGCCGGGCACTTCGTCTGGCCCGGCGCTTACAGGCGTTGTAA
- the guaA gene encoding glutamine-hydrolyzing GMP synthase: MNKQNEIVVVLDFGGQYNQLIARRIRDLGVYSELLPYNTPAEKIAEMAPKGIVFSGGPSSVYAENAPHVDPGVYDLGLPIFGICYGMQLMAQQLEGKVERSEKREYGKADLEFAAGSTLAKGIEGEHTVWMSHGDHVVTLPPGFKLDAGTESAPIAAMSDDERKLYAVQFHPEVRHSVRGNDMIRNFLFEICGCEGNWTMETFIDDTIKDIREKVGDSKVLCALSGGVDSSVVAALLHRAIGDQLTCMFIDHGLLRKGEAESVMETFVGKFDMKVVKIDAQERFMSKLAGVDDPEQKRKIIGNEFIYVFDEESKQFDDFAFLAQGTLYTDIVESGTATAQTIKSHHNVGGLPEDMNFKLIEPLSTLFKDEVRKVGTECGLPDEIVHRQPFPGPGLAIRVLGEVTEEKLKIVRDSDYILREEIAKAGLDREIWQYFTALPNMKSVGVMGDARTYSYTVGIRAVTSIDGMTADWARIPWDVLEKISVRIVNEVDNVNRIVYDVTSKPPATIEWE, translated from the coding sequence ATGAATAAGCAGAATGAGATTGTGGTTGTCCTTGACTTTGGGGGCCAATACAACCAGTTAATCGCCAGAAGAATCCGGGATCTTGGCGTATACAGCGAGCTTTTGCCGTATAACACACCGGCGGAAAAGATCGCAGAAATGGCACCAAAAGGAATCGTATTTTCAGGTGGGCCGTCCAGCGTATACGCTGAGAATGCTCCACACGTGGACCCAGGTGTCTATGACCTGGGCTTGCCAATCTTCGGTATCTGCTACGGGATGCAGCTTATGGCCCAACAGCTCGAAGGTAAAGTAGAACGTTCCGAGAAGCGAGAGTACGGTAAAGCAGACCTTGAGTTTGCTGCGGGATCTACACTGGCAAAAGGCATTGAAGGCGAACATACGGTATGGATGAGTCACGGTGACCACGTGGTTACACTTCCTCCAGGTTTCAAACTGGATGCAGGCACGGAAAGTGCGCCAATCGCTGCCATGAGTGACGATGAGCGTAAATTGTATGCTGTTCAGTTCCACCCTGAGGTACGTCACTCTGTTCGCGGTAACGACATGATTCGTAACTTCCTGTTCGAAATCTGTGGTTGCGAAGGCAACTGGACGATGGAGACATTCATCGATGACACCATCAAAGACATTCGTGAAAAAGTGGGCGACAGTAAAGTACTGTGTGCGCTTAGCGGCGGTGTAGATTCTTCCGTTGTAGCTGCATTACTTCACAGAGCCATTGGTGATCAACTGACATGTATGTTTATCGACCATGGTCTGTTGCGTAAAGGCGAAGCAGAAAGTGTAATGGAGACGTTTGTTGGCAAATTCGACATGAAAGTTGTCAAAATTGATGCACAAGAGCGTTTCATGTCCAAACTGGCTGGCGTGGATGATCCAGAACAAAAACGTAAAATCATCGGTAACGAGTTTATTTACGTATTTGACGAAGAGTCCAAGCAGTTCGATGACTTTGCATTCCTGGCACAAGGTACACTGTACACGGACATCGTAGAAAGTGGTACAGCGACTGCACAGACCATCAAATCCCACCACAACGTGGGCGGTCTGCCTGAAGACATGAACTTCAAACTGATCGAGCCACTGAGCACGTTGTTCAAGGATGAAGTACGTAAAGTCGGTACCGAGTGTGGCCTGCCGGACGAAATTGTACACCGTCAGCCGTTCCCTGGTCCGGGTCTTGCGATCCGTGTTCTAGGTGAGGTTACTGAAGAGAAACTTAAAATTGTTCGTGATTCAGACTACATCCTGCGTGAAGAGATTGCCAAAGCCGGTCTTGACCGCGAAATCTGGCAGTACTTCACTGCCCTGCCGAACATGAAGAGTGTTGGCGTTATGGGTGATGCACGTACGTATTCCTACACTGTGGGTATTCGTGCAGTAACATCCATCGACGGTATGACTGCGGACTGGGCACGTATTCCTTGGGATGTGCTGGAGAAAATCTCCGTACGGATTGTTAACGAAGTTGATAACGTAAACCGTATCGTTTATGACGTAACATCCAAACCACCTGCAACAATCGAGTGGGAATAG